Proteins encoded together in one Erinaceus europaeus chromosome 11, mEriEur2.1, whole genome shotgun sequence window:
- the DNASE2B gene encoding deoxyribonuclease-2-beta: protein MSARFLRATLALLALNCFGTPVATAISCRNEEGEAVDWFTFYKLPKRQDKEKRDIGLEYLYLDSTTRRWKRSKQLMNSTQSVLGKTLEQLYEAYASKGNNTAYVIYNDGVPGAVNYSRKYGHTKGLLLWNRVQGFWLIHSIPRFPPTPEEGYGYPPTGTRNGQTGICVTFKYNQYEAIDSQLLICNPNIYSCFIPTTFNRELIYIRQLCTGSTSREIPGQHLTTLQSAQGQKFLHFAKSDSYLEDIFAAWMAQRLKTHLLTETWQRKRQELPSNCSLPYHVYNVKAIKLSGRSYFSSYQDHAKWCVSRKGTKNHWTCIGDLNRSPHQAFRSGGFICTQNQHIYQAFQGLVLYYENCD, encoded by the exons ATGTCAGCAAGATTTCTAAGAGCAACCCTTGCTTTGCTTGCTCTGAACTGTTTCGGGACCCCGGTGGCAACAGCAATATCGTGCAGAAATGAAGAAGGTGAAGCTGTGGATTG GTTTACCTTTTACAAGTTACCCAAAAggcaagacaaagaaaaaagagatattGGCTTAGAGTACCTTTATCTAGATTCTACGACCAGAAGATGGAAGAGGAGTAAGCAATTAATGAACTCCACCCAGAGTGTTTTGGGAAAGACATTAGAGCAGTTGTATGAAGCATATGCCTCCAAG GGTAACAACACTGCCTATGTGATTTATAATGATGGAGTCCCTGGAGCTGTGAACTACAGCAGAAAATACGGACATACCAAAG GCCTACTGCTATGGAACAGAGTCCAGGGGTTCTGGCTGATTCATTCTATTCCCAGGTTTCCTCCAACTCCTGAAGAAGGCTATGGTTATCCACCCACGGGGACAAGAAATGGGCAAACTGGCATTTGTGTGACTTTTAAATACAACCAATATGAAGCTATAG ATTCTCAGCTCCTGATCTGCAACCCAAATATTTACAGCTGTTTCATCCCGACCACCTTTAATCGGGAGCTCATTTATATTCGTCAGCTGTGCACTGGGTCCACCTCACGGGAGATCCCTGGCCAGCACCTCACCACACTTCAGTCAGCTCAAGGACAAAAATTCCTTCATTTTGCCAAGTCTGATTCTTATCTTGAAG ACATCTTTGCAGCCTGGATGGCTCAGCGGTTGAAAACACACTTGCTAACAGAAACCTGGCAGCGAAAGAGACAAGAGCTTCCTTCAAACTGCTCTCTTCCATACCATGTCTACAATGTCAAAGCCATTAAGCTGTCCGGACGGTCTTACTTCAGTTCTTACCAGGATCATGCCAAATGGTGTGTTTCCCGAAAGGGCACCAAAAATCACTGGACGTGCATCGGTGACCTAAATCGCAGCCCCCACCAAGCCTTCAGAAGTGGAGGATTCATTTGTACACAGAATCAACATATTTACCAGGCATTTCAAGGATTAGTTTTATATTATGAAAACTGTGACTAA